A window of the Arachis duranensis cultivar V14167 chromosome 5, aradu.V14167.gnm2.J7QH, whole genome shotgun sequence genome harbors these coding sequences:
- the LOC107490139 gene encoding cytidine deaminase 1 — protein sequence MDQPRFVISATEAQLLAQSSGLPSVNEVLPTLVPTAQSLARPPISKFPVAAVGVGKSGRIFIGVNLEFPGLPFHHTIHAEQFLVANLLLNSEPSLVSFAVSAAPCGHCRQFLQELPNATDLKIVITNQRNPNFSPLSQFLNHRFGPRDLLPDSVPLLLEPHNHGLSLPNKFNSNDFDLKLVFAALEAANASHAPYSASPSGAAVMDCEGKVYRGSYIESAAYNPSLGPLQAAIVAYVAGGGGDYERIVAAVLVEKDGAVVKQEHTARLLLRAISPKCDFKALICSPKNED from the coding sequence ATGGACCAGCCTAGATTCGTGATCTCGGCAACGGAGGCCCAACTCCTGGCCCAATCCTCCGGCCTCCCCTCCGTCAACGAGGTCCTTCCAACCCTCGTCCCTACAGCCCAATCCCTAGCCCGTCCTCCGATCTCGAAATTCCCCGTCGCCGCCGTAGGAGTCGGGAAATCCGGCCGCATCTTCATCGGCGTCAACCTCGAGTTCCCTGGGCTCCCCTTCCACCACACCATCCACGCCGAGCAGTTCCTCGTCGCCAACCTCCTCCTCAACTCGGAGCCCTCCCTCGTCTCATTCGCCGTCTCCGCCGCGCCGTGCGGACACTGCCGCCAGTTCCTCCAGGAGCTTCCAAACGCCACCGACCTCAAAATCGTAATCACAAACCAAAGAAACCCAAACTTCTCCCCTCTCTCCCAATTCCTCAACCACCGCTTCGGTCCCCGCGATCTTCTCCCTGATTCCGTTCCATTACTCTTGGAGCCTCACAACCATGGCTTGTCACTGCCAAACAAATTCAACTCAAATGATTTCGATCTGAAACTTGTGTTCGCGGCTTTAGAAGCCGCGAATGCATCTCACGCGCCGTACAGCGCGTCGCCTTCGGGCGCGGCGGTTATGGATTGCGAGGGGAAGGTGTATAGAGGATCGTATATTGAGTCAGCGGCGTATAATCCGAGCCTGGGGCCGCTTCAGGCTGCTATTGTGGCTTACGTGGCGGGTGGAGGCGGCGATTACGAGAGGATAGTGGCAGCGGTTTTGGTGGAGAAAGATGGCGCGGTGGTGAAACAGGAACACACGGCGAGGTTGCTCCTTCGGGCTATCTCGCCCAAGTGCGACTTCAAGGCATTGATTTGTAGTCCCAAAAATGAAGACTGA